The Chloroflexota bacterium genomic sequence TAGCTTGAGATATTAGTTCCAGATGCGCATCAATATGTACGTCAAGATCTCGCGCGGAACCCGGGCCAGGAGAACGAAAGTCGGTCGAATATCTTTGTCCAGGTATATAACACGTGTAGCCGATTGCCTTGTAAGCTTCGATTAGATCATCAGTGATGTCGACGGGAAATGAACCGCTAAAGTTATAGATGTTGTCGTTAGATGTCATTCTAATTTGCCACGTCGACGTGGGATCTTTCAAGGATCTCTCGGGCAGTGTGAACGGGAACACCAGGAGCTCGCCGAGAGCCCATAGGATTGTCGATTTCCCCGTATTGTTTGGGCCTGTGAGGATGTTGACCTGCCTGTCGAAAGTCAGCTCGATTTCGTCGAAGGGCCCGATGTTTGACAGCTTTAGCTCGGTTACGGGCATCTTGATCCTCGAACCGCCTTGTCACGGAAGTGACTTGGCAGGGTAGTCGCGGTTCTTCGGTAATAGTACCATGGACGGTCGGCCGCAGATGATTGGTGTTCGGAATCCAGTGGGCTGTGATCCTGTCGAGTCCGTCGTCAGCTTGGGATCGTCATGGAAGTTGCGCATTGGAAAGTGAAATTGATCAGGTGTGATCGACATCTACGGCACATCATTCGAGTTTTGCTTTGGTCATAGGGGATGAACGATTGATCTCGACTTTGTTACGAGAAGCGGGCGTGATTGTTAATCGATAAAGCGTTGATTGTAATGTCCTGGCTGAGGTGAGCATATTGGTGCTGAAGAGGATTGCGCTGCGCGATGTGCCGGGGTTCGATTTGGGCGTCAATGGGCTTCTTCGAAGGGGCCGGCGGGCGCATCCAACACCTTGTATGTTCCCGGCGCCTTGAATTGTCCACGGTCATAGTGAACAGTCCGGGACAGACCGATCACGCCTTGGTTGTATGAGACCGCCACAGAGCAGGGTCGTCCCGGTCCGCACGTGGGCCCAGAGACCGAACAGTTGCCGGGGCCGTGAGCATGAGCCCGCATCGGCAAGGCAGAGCACGTGGCTAGCGTTGCCGGAGGGTACCCAATGGCGGCACCAGCGAACGTGACGGTGGGAATCGATGTGGCGAGGGCCCAGTTGGACGTGGCCGTGCAGCCCACGGGGACGACTTAGACGGTCCCACGCCCACGAGGCGGCCTGCGACGGTTGCAGGGGCAGCTCGAGGCGCTGCGGCCGACCCATATCGTGCTGGAAGCCAGCGGTGGACACGATCGGGCCGTAGTCGCCGCCCCGAGCGCCGCAGGCCTACCCGTCGTCGTCAATCCGCGCCAGACGCGAGACTTCCCCCGCGCCCACGGCATCCTGGCCAAGACCGACCGGCTGGATGCCCGCGTGCTGGCACGGTTTGCGGCTGCGGTGTGGTACCCGTGGCGGCCCCAACCCAGTGCAGCCGCCCATGACCTCCACATCGTCGGCCGGCGGCGTGAACTGGTCGCGGACTGTGCGGCCGAGCAGCAGCGGCGCCGCCACGACTGTGCCCACCTGGACCTGGGCTTCGACCCCTTGGCCGCCGCGCTGACCGCGGCCCTCGCGCAGGTCGACCGCGAGTTGGCGGCCCTCATTCAGGCGGAGCCCGAGCGGCGCGCACGCGCCGCCTGGCTGCAGAGCATCCCCGGGATCGGACCTGTGGCTGCCGCCGTCTTGCTGGCCGAAGTGCCCGAACTGGGCGCGTGCACCCGCCAGCAGGTCGCCGCCCTCGTCGGAGTCGGGCCTTTCAACCGCAACAGCGGCGCCTGGCGCGGGCGGTGGAGTTGCTGGGGCGGGTGCGCCCAGGCTCGCGCCGCGCTCAACATGGCTGCCCTGACGGCCACCCGCGTCAACCCCACGCTGCGCACCTGCCCCCAGCGCCCCATCGCGGCCGGCAAGCCGTCCAAGGTGGCCGTCGTCGCCTGCATGCAAGAGCTGCTCGTCCGCTGCAATGCGCTCTGCAAATCCCAGACCCGCTGGGACTCGACGATGGCCTAACCCTTCACGCTCCAACACAGTTGGTTGTGGTCAGTACAGCCAAGAAGGGCACCTCCCCCCTTGCGCTTGTCTTGATCTCCCGACTCACCGACCTCCGTACCAATCTGCCCCGCTTTCTCCAGTACTACAACTAACGACCGGGCCCACACCGGGCGCCCTACCCAAGGCGACGCTCCCGCCCGAATTCCCGGGCCTGCCAACGTGTGGCCGCAGAGGCCGTCGACATGAGCCGCGCCCGTTGCTTGATCTCGGGAGGCGTACAGCGACCAACTTCCCGAGGCGCAGGCCGCGGAAACTGCTGCGGGCGGTCGCGGACGATTCCGGCTAGCGGGTGCGTCGCGACTGGCGCGGCTGTGAGTTTCGCATCCGGCGCCTTCCATGGCCGGTGAGGCTCATGAACACATCGGTCACGACCATCACGACCCGTGGCCGATAGTCCCGCGAGAGGTGCGAGCGGTCCTTGCCCATCTCGCGGGCCACGGCTGCGATATTGCCCGTGGCCACCCAACGGCGAAGGAACGTCTCATGCGCCGGGTCAAGGAGATCGCCGGCTAGTTTGACCGCCTCCTCGACCAGATCGCGCAGAGCCAGCCACTCGGCGCCAGGTCGCCAGTCGTACGTGTGCGCTGCGCGATCCTGAACAGCCGCGATCCGGCACAAGGAATTTTCCTGGAGGTCCCACGCGCTGTGCAGGTGGCGAATCGCATGCTCCACGCGTTGCTCCCAGTCCGCCCGTGGTCGGCGTCCCGGGCCGGTCATCGGCCGATGTGCAGGCGTAGGCGCCGGCGGCCAACTGCCCGAGTTGGATGCGACGGGCTGCGTGCGCATCTACACGATTGAACCGCTTGGGACCTGTGATGCCGGGCGAGCATTCCGCAACCTTCGGACGACTTGAATCTTCTCTGCCGCCCCTGGCTGTGGCGCGAGATTCGCACCAGCCCAACCGGAGAACCCGATATGCGAACTCCGGCCGCCTTTCGACGGGACCTCCCGAGCAGGACCTTCGCTGACTTCTCTACATTGGCCGATCGATGGACAAGTGCAGATGGGCCAGGTGCTAGCACGAAATGCACCGGAACTTAGCTAGCCATCCAGTCACCGCCGGCCGGCCAATCGCGCTCAAACCGGATGCGATGCGTCACGGCGGACACGGGCGGCCACAGAATGCGCCGCAGCACGATTACGATTGTCTCGAGGCTCGGGACCGCCGATAGTCGAGAACGCCCGGCAAACGCCGTCCACTGCGCCTGCTTGGCCGCGTCCGCGCTGA encodes the following:
- a CDS encoding transposase; the protein is MRRLQGQLEALRPTHIVLEASGGHDRAVVAAPSAAGLPVVVNPRQTRDFPRAHGILAKTDRLDARVLARFAAAVWYPWRPQPSAAAHDLHIVGRRRELVADCAAEQQRRRHDCAHLDLGFDPLAAALTAALAQVDRELAALIQAEPERRARAAWLQSIPGIGPVAAAVLLAEVPELGACTRQQVAALVGVGPFNRNSGAWRGRWSCWGGCAQARAALNMAALTATRVNPTLRTCPQRPIAAGKPSKVAVVACMQELLVRCNALCKSQTRWDSTMA